The following proteins are encoded in a genomic region of Gimesia algae:
- a CDS encoding HesA/MoeB/ThiF family protein produces the protein MMSGFAPLSDEERAVYEWQIWVPEFGEAGQEKLKNASVLISRCGGLGSVVAYELAAAGVGKLVIAHAGNVKPSDLNRQLLMTHDWLGKPRVESAERRLKELNPRLEIVAIPNNLSEENAESIVNQVDLIVDCAPLFPERYAMNRQSVLQNKPLVECAMYDLEAQLTTFIPGQTGCLACLYPHDPPAWKREFPVFGAVSGTVGCMAAMEAIKLLSGLGDTLANQLLMFDLRDMTFQRNRILRRKDCAVCGA, from the coding sequence ATGATGTCCGGTTTCGCTCCCCTGTCGGATGAAGAACGAGCAGTTTATGAGTGGCAGATCTGGGTGCCCGAATTTGGAGAAGCCGGTCAGGAGAAGCTCAAAAACGCGTCTGTTTTGATCTCGCGATGTGGTGGTCTGGGAAGTGTGGTGGCATACGAACTGGCAGCGGCAGGCGTTGGAAAACTGGTGATTGCCCACGCAGGGAATGTCAAACCGAGTGACCTGAATCGTCAGCTTTTAATGACCCATGACTGGCTGGGTAAACCTCGTGTCGAATCAGCAGAGCGGCGATTAAAGGAACTCAATCCCCGGCTGGAAATTGTGGCAATCCCGAACAACCTCAGTGAAGAGAATGCGGAATCGATTGTGAATCAGGTCGACCTGATTGTCGACTGTGCCCCGCTCTTCCCGGAACGCTATGCGATGAACCGGCAGTCAGTCTTGCAGAATAAGCCGCTCGTGGAATGTGCCATGTATGACCTCGAAGCACAACTGACCACGTTTATCCCCGGCCAGACAGGCTGTCTGGCCTGTCTCTACCCCCACGATCCTCCTGCCTGGAAACGCGAGTTCCCGGTGTTTGGTGCTGTCTCCGGTACGGTTGGCTGTATGGCGGCAATGGAAGCGATCAAGTTGCTCAGTGGTCTGGGTGATACGCTGGCCAATCAACTGCTGATGTTTGATTTGCGGGATATGACATTTCAAAGAAACCGGATTCTGCGTCGAAAAGATTGCGCAGTCTGTGGAGCCTGA
- a CDS encoding neutral/alkaline non-lysosomal ceramidase N-terminal domain-containing protein translates to MNFYFRQILILTLLITWMTSAAVIRASAAETARKTEWRGAAASVVITPDKPMWMSGYAARTKPSEGKVHDLYAKLLILEDTRGQKVVIITTDLIGITPALRDPIAARLESEFKIPSAALLMNASHTHCGPELREDKATRRGLGGDRGAEARQYTNLLVEKLLKAIEETLPRLAPVELKYASARAGFSMNRRLPTSGGVVNSPYPEGPVDQRVPVLIVERPDSSLLAVLFGYACHNTTLSFYQFCGDYAGYAQEYLEAAHPGTVALFMMGCGGDQNPYPRRSLDLAKQHGRALSNAVEVALSVKQPREIHGPLGIAMEEVELEFATPPAREELLKRKETGNKYEQSHAVRLLDQLEERGGIQTSYAFPLQVIQFGNDLTLAAICGETVVDYSLRLQQELKSGTENSSKQEPVIWVAGYSNHVFGYLPSSRVLQEGGYEGNRAMIYTSYPGPFAESVEQRVVSKIQELTNQARKSTQQK, encoded by the coding sequence ATGAACTTTTACTTCCGTCAAATATTGATTCTGACTTTACTGATTACCTGGATGACGTCTGCCGCAGTAATACGAGCCTCGGCAGCAGAAACAGCTCGCAAAACCGAATGGCGCGGTGCCGCTGCCTCTGTCGTGATCACGCCCGATAAACCCATGTGGATGTCCGGCTACGCAGCCCGCACAAAACCCTCTGAGGGAAAAGTGCATGATCTGTACGCCAAGCTGTTGATTCTGGAAGATACGCGAGGGCAAAAAGTCGTGATCATTACGACTGACCTGATCGGGATTACGCCTGCATTGCGCGATCCGATTGCCGCGCGTCTGGAATCGGAGTTTAAAATACCCTCAGCTGCCTTATTGATGAACGCATCGCATACGCATTGCGGACCCGAATTACGGGAAGACAAAGCGACCCGCCGGGGACTGGGAGGAGATCGAGGTGCAGAAGCCCGCCAGTATACGAATTTGCTGGTCGAGAAACTCCTCAAGGCAATCGAAGAAACACTGCCTCGTCTGGCGCCGGTTGAGCTGAAGTATGCTTCCGCACGGGCTGGCTTCTCAATGAATCGCCGCCTGCCGACTTCTGGGGGAGTGGTAAACAGTCCCTATCCGGAAGGTCCCGTAGATCAACGGGTGCCGGTATTAATTGTAGAACGCCCAGACAGTTCCCTGCTGGCGGTGCTCTTTGGTTATGCCTGTCATAATACAACGCTCAGTTTTTATCAGTTTTGTGGTGACTATGCCGGGTATGCCCAGGAATATCTGGAAGCCGCACATCCGGGTACGGTGGCTCTTTTTATGATGGGCTGCGGAGGAGATCAGAATCCCTATCCGCGGCGATCTCTGGATCTGGCGAAACAGCACGGTCGCGCCCTTTCCAACGCCGTCGAAGTGGCTCTGTCTGTCAAACAGCCTCGTGAAATTCATGGTCCCCTGGGAATCGCAATGGAAGAGGTCGAACTGGAATTTGCGACTCCCCCTGCCCGTGAAGAACTGCTCAAACGCAAGGAAACAGGCAATAAATATGAACAAAGCCACGCGGTCCGTCTGCTGGATCAGCTCGAAGAACGCGGGGGTATTCAGACCAGCTATGCATTTCCTCTGCAGGTAATTCAGTTTGGGAATGATCTGACATTAGCAGCCATTTGTGGTGAAACGGTTGTGGATTATTCTCTCAGGCTGCAGCAGGAACTGAAATCAGGTACTGAGAATTCCAGCAAACAGGAGCCTGTCATCTGGGTTGCCGGCTACTCAAACCATGTATTCGGCTATCTCCCCAGTTCGCGCGTCCTGCAAGAAGGAGGCTACGAAGGCAACAGGGCCATGATATATACCTCGTACCCTGGTCCATTTGCCGAATCGGTCGAACAGCGGGTGGTTTCCAAAATTCAAGAACTGACAAATCAGGCCAGAAAATCGACTCAACAGAAGTAG
- a CDS encoding ATP-binding cassette domain-containing protein: MISVKNLCVQVGEFRLKDVSFEVPGGHYAVLMGKTGSGKTTILETICGLKKVQSGTVSLNGNQMTHASPAEREIGYVPQDGVLFHTMTVRDNLSFALELRKWSQREINIRVEELAELLGISNLLNRTPFGLSGGETQRVALGRALAAKPSILCLDEPLSALDENTRGDMCTLLSEVQRMTGVTTLHITHNASESERLGDIKLAIVDGVVCSLPSKTAEFAEDTTTSSQEPESKAGPSARLKAQ, encoded by the coding sequence ATGATTTCCGTAAAAAACCTTTGTGTCCAGGTTGGCGAATTCCGGTTGAAAGACGTCAGCTTTGAAGTACCCGGGGGGCACTATGCCGTCTTGATGGGTAAGACCGGCAGCGGGAAAACCACCATTCTGGAAACCATCTGTGGCCTGAAGAAAGTCCAGTCGGGTACCGTTTCTCTGAACGGAAACCAGATGACGCATGCCAGCCCGGCTGAGCGTGAAATTGGATATGTACCCCAGGATGGAGTGCTGTTTCATACAATGACGGTGCGAGATAATCTCTCGTTTGCTTTAGAACTGCGAAAATGGAGTCAGCGGGAAATCAATATTCGTGTCGAAGAACTGGCAGAACTGCTGGGAATCAGTAATCTGTTGAATCGAACTCCCTTTGGTTTGAGTGGGGGGGAAACGCAACGGGTTGCTCTGGGGCGTGCTCTGGCTGCGAAACCTTCCATTCTCTGCCTGGATGAACCTTTGAGTGCGTTAGACGAAAACACGCGCGGCGATATGTGCACTCTGTTGAGTGAAGTGCAGCGCATGACCGGCGTGACGACCTTGCATATCACGCACAATGCTTCCGAATCAGAGCGGCTGGGGGATATTAAATTAGCGATTGTTGATGGAGTGGTATGCAGCCTGCCATCAAAGACAGCAGAGTTCGCGGAAGACACTACTACCAGTAGTCAGGAACCCGAATCGAAGGCCGGTCCTTCAGCAAGATTGAAAGCGCAATAG
- a CDS encoding MoaD/ThiS family protein, which translates to MKIKVEYTAQVKKAAGTGAEEYDVSPGSTLQDLVKQVAESHSTALKPLLFPDSEALHPSILLFVSNEQVLWEEPLTLEPHQVVTILSPISGG; encoded by the coding sequence ATGAAGATTAAGGTAGAATATACGGCCCAGGTTAAAAAGGCGGCCGGTACAGGTGCTGAAGAATATGACGTTTCACCGGGAAGCACTTTGCAGGATCTGGTGAAGCAAGTTGCGGAATCACACTCGACGGCTCTGAAGCCTCTACTGTTTCCGGATTCAGAGGCACTGCACCCATCCATCCTGTTGTTTGTTTCGAACGAACAGGTATTATGGGAAGAACCACTGACGCTGGAACCTCACCAGGTCGTGACGATTCTCTCCCCGATTTCCGGGGGATGA